In a single window of the Planctomycetia bacterium genome:
- a CDS encoding PDZ domain-containing protein, whose translation MPSPRRLKIVGCLLVSAFGLSAVATASAAELKRRGMVGVQLAPVPPSEGSTEPGAGALIQGIVPGGAAEAAGLKANDIIIKIGDSEVANLPGFMTAVRAFGAGDRAPFTVRRGEETLTVDVALADRPRETSDKYEVIYDSVDVSGVRLRSYITRPKSDKKLPALLILPSPSPQPMEMLPQMADHPYKKLVDALTLAGFVTMRIDRFGVGDSEGGDPTKTTIQMDADAYRAAARQLGKLAFVDPNQVFILSQGMGSAVAPFAAKDSGIRGLALYGSTIFRPAQSGMAEAVRRMLLLNDPDDKRIDKTTSQLEQFFTLVADGAKPSEAFAKIEGLAEALESVGGAQGGDAYVMGVPYDYFMQMEKTDYAKAWAGVGAKVLVLWGEADYQANRKDSELIVASINKSKPGTAEFRALPEIDHVGNLATDQEDSFLSGYSASDMNPILVKTLSDWVEKTSNGNV comes from the coding sequence GTGCCTTCTCCACGCCGGCTCAAAATCGTTGGTTGCTTACTCGTTTCTGCCTTTGGCCTCAGTGCCGTCGCCACCGCATCCGCCGCCGAGTTAAAACGCCGGGGCATGGTCGGTGTTCAGCTTGCTCCGGTTCCCCCGAGCGAAGGGTCGACCGAGCCCGGCGCCGGCGCACTGATCCAGGGAATCGTCCCGGGTGGGGCCGCCGAAGCCGCAGGCCTGAAGGCAAACGACATTATCATCAAGATCGGCGATAGCGAAGTGGCGAATCTGCCCGGCTTCATGACCGCTGTCCGCGCTTTCGGCGCCGGCGATAGGGCCCCGTTCACCGTGCGCCGCGGCGAGGAAACGTTGACCGTAGATGTCGCGCTCGCCGATCGACCGCGCGAAACGTCGGACAAGTACGAAGTAATTTATGACAGCGTCGACGTAAGCGGGGTGCGGCTGCGGTCGTACATCACCAGGCCCAAGAGCGACAAAAAGCTCCCCGCACTGCTCATCCTCCCCAGCCCGAGTCCCCAGCCGATGGAGATGCTGCCCCAGATGGCGGACCATCCCTACAAAAAGCTGGTCGACGCGTTGACTCTTGCCGGTTTCGTCACCATGCGAATCGACCGCTTCGGTGTCGGTGACAGCGAAGGCGGCGATCCGACGAAGACGACGATCCAGATGGATGCCGACGCCTACCGCGCGGCGGCCCGACAGTTGGGCAAGCTCGCCTTCGTCGATCCGAATCAGGTATTCATCCTTAGCCAGGGAATGGGAAGCGCGGTTGCCCCGTTTGCGGCAAAGGACTCCGGCATTCGGGGATTGGCGCTCTACGGCTCGACGATCTTTCGTCCGGCTCAGTCGGGCATGGCCGAGGCGGTCCGGCGCATGCTCCTCCTCAACGATCCCGATGACAAGCGAATCGACAAGACAACCTCACAGTTGGAGCAGTTCTTCACTCTCGTTGCTGACGGCGCCAAGCCGAGCGAGGCCTTTGCCAAGATCGAAGGACTCGCCGAGGCGCTGGAGTCCGTCGGCGGGGCCCAGGGCGGCGATGCTTACGTCATGGGTGTTCCATACGACTACTTCATGCAGATGGAAAAGACCGACTACGCCAAGGCCTGGGCCGGCGTCGGCGCCAAAGTCCTCGTCCTCTGGGGAGAGGCCGATTATCAGGCGAATCGAAAGGACTCAGAGCTGATCGTCGCCTCCATCAATAAGTCCAAGCCCGGCACGGCGGAGTTCAGGGCATTGCCCGAAATTGACCACGTTGGCAACCTCGCCACCGACCAGGAAGACAGCTTCCTCTCAGGCTACTCCGCCAGCGATATGAATCCGATTCTCGTAAAGACCTTGTCGGACTGGGTTGAAAAGACCAGCAACGGTAACGTCTGA
- a CDS encoding VanZ family protein, giving the protein MERILLWLSARPGTTKLLTAAYVLLVVGSHEFIQRSVIACYDRFSRESVNMVVRACGVGIALAFVVHVARHLSRPDGRWTKIVFLIVTLGLIAASWPWLFYTDIEVVHFPQYAILSVLLYAVTRRFGRSMFYASLIGAADECFQFYVSHPNWSINLDFNDMMYNTIGAGFGCTMIYLAVERRLSARRPPHRGHLRRAMPLWTVLLICMTCGLLWQSGQMSLDPLPDGSKPRFVVRRHGPSTEYWERTGWGKRYHELSPFEAGGLAVLLIVFYGSLDFIGRDQSLEPAGDEGTAAGTSRN; this is encoded by the coding sequence ATGGAAAGAATTCTACTTTGGCTGTCCGCGCGGCCCGGCACGACGAAGTTGCTTACGGCTGCCTATGTGCTGCTGGTCGTTGGGTCGCACGAGTTCATTCAGCGGAGCGTGATTGCCTGCTATGACCGATTCTCGCGCGAATCGGTCAATATGGTCGTTCGCGCGTGCGGGGTCGGTATTGCCCTGGCGTTTGTCGTGCACGTCGCCCGGCACCTGTCTCGGCCGGACGGACGGTGGACGAAGATCGTTTTTCTGATCGTTACGCTCGGATTGATCGCGGCGAGTTGGCCGTGGTTGTTCTATACGGATATTGAGGTCGTTCATTTCCCGCAGTACGCCATTCTCAGCGTGCTACTTTACGCCGTGACACGGCGGTTCGGGCGATCGATGTTTTACGCATCGCTGATTGGCGCGGCGGACGAATGCTTTCAGTTTTACGTATCCCACCCGAACTGGTCTATTAACCTCGACTTTAATGACATGATGTACAACACGATCGGCGCGGGTTTCGGGTGCACCATGATTTATCTTGCTGTTGAACGAAGGCTCTCGGCGCGCAGGCCGCCTCATCGCGGACATCTTCGGCGAGCGATGCCGTTATGGACTGTGCTGCTGATCTGCATGACATGCGGGCTACTTTGGCAATCAGGGCAGATGAGTCTTGATCCGCTGCCGGACGGGTCCAAGCCGCGATTCGTCGTTCGCCGGCACGGCCCCTCAACTGAATATTGGGAACGAACAGGTTGGGGAAAGCGCTATCACGAACTTTCGCCGTTTGAGGCGGGCGGCTTGGCGGTGCTACTGATCGTGTTTTACGGTTCGCTTGACTTCATCGGTCGAGATCAATCGCTGGAACCGGCGGGCGACGAAGGGACGGCGGCCGGCACGAGTCGCAACTGA